One genomic region from Pararge aegeria chromosome 14, ilParAegt1.1, whole genome shotgun sequence encodes:
- the LOC120629242 gene encoding galactokinase-like, whose protein sequence is MTEAVAKGESTLLREARDKFVAAFGREPTAASAAPGRVNLIGEHVDYCEGFVLPVALPFLTVVVGDYNKTDECGILSILANGQEVKASFPATAVATLKPGEPAWANYVKGVAANFPVKLRGFDAVVVSDVPMGSGVSSSASLEVAFFTFLEALTGHSVSPVQKAQLCQKAEHEFPGMPCGIMDQFIVTLGKKDHALLIDCRSLESTHIPVDSQEAVILVVNSNVKHQLTGSEYPQRRAQCQQAASMLRIPSLRSAGIEDMKELQLKKCDELVYKRALHVVEEIARTEAVARLLPQKELHAVGELFYKSHESLSRLMEVSCPELDQLVKIIRSSPGVYGARMTGGGFGGCVIALIKKEHVDVVKQNVLSQYKGNPIFFQCQPSDGARVLQLN, encoded by the exons ATGACAGAAGCAGTTGCTAAAGGCGAGTCCACACTACTGAGAGAGGCACGCGACAAATTCGTCGCAGCGTTCGGTCGCGAGCCGACCGCAGCATCCGCGGCGCCCGGTCGTGTAAACCTTATAGGCGAGCATGTTGACTATTGCGAAGGATTCGTTTTACCCGTG GCTCTGCCGTTCCTCACTGTCGTGGTTGGTGATTACAACAAAACAGATGAATGCGGAATTCTCTCAATCCTGGCGAATGGTCAAGAGGTAAAGGCATCTTTCCCTGCTACAGCGGTAGCTACTTTGAAACCCGGTGAACCAGCCTGGGCGAACTATGTCAAGGGAGTGGCCGCTAACTTCCCGG TTAAACTCCGAGGCTTCGACGCGGTGGTGGTATCAGATGTACCGATGGGATCTGGCGTGTCAAGCAGTGCATCCTTAGAAGTCGCCTTCTTCACTTTCCTGGAAGCACTGACTGGCCACAGCGTTAG TCCCGTGCAAAAGGCCCAGTTGTGTCAGAAAGCAGAGCACGAGTTTCCCGGCATGCCATGCGGCATTATGGACCAGTTCATTGTCACTTTGGGGAAGAAAGACCACGCCTTGTTAATAGACTGCAG ATCACTGGAATCAACACACATACCGGTAGACTCCCAGGAAGCTGTGATACTGGTAGTCAACTCAAATGTCAAACATCAGCTGACTGGCAGCGAGTATCCCCAGCGACGCGCCCAATGCCAGCAGGCTGCCAGTATGCTCAGGATACCTTCGCTGAGGAGTGCGGGTATCGAGGATATGAAAG AACTACAATTGAAGAAGTGCGACGAGTTGGTTTACAAAAGAGCATTGCACGTGGTTGAAGAAATAGCGCGCACGGAAGCAGTCGCCCGGCTTTTACCCCAAAAAGAATTGCACGCG GTAGGTGAGTTGTTTTACAAGTCACACGAGTCGCTTAGTCGGCTGATGGAGGTTTCCTGTCCCGAGTTGGACCAGTTAGTGAAGATAATACGCTCGTCGCCCGGGGTGTATGGCGCTCGGATGACTGGCGGGGGATTTGGCGGTTGTGTTATTGCACTG ataaaaaaagAGCACGTAGATGTTGTAAAGCAAAATGTGCTCTCACAATACAAAGGGAACCCGATCTTCTTCCAGTGCCAGCCGAGCGACGGCGCGAGAGTACTGCAgttaaattag